Proteins found in one Enterococcus sp. 9D6_DIV0238 genomic segment:
- a CDS encoding LPXTG cell wall anchor domain-containing protein, with protein sequence MKQINKIQFVLLPIIFLALSFGTINEAWAVEEGGQVQTNAGVVLRKAKTTSSQTSDSSNEPLTPKEKPVGRLPQTGDLVTISLLISGGIVLIVTLSLLFLKGNAERRGD encoded by the coding sequence ATGAAGCAAATAAATAAGATTCAGTTCGTCCTACTCCCCATCATTTTTCTTGCCCTATCTTTTGGAACAATCAATGAAGCTTGGGCTGTTGAGGAGGGTGGACAAGTACAAACGAATGCTGGTGTTGTTCTGCGTAAGGCTAAAACAACGTCAAGCCAAACGAGTGATTCATCAAATGAACCGCTGACACCGAAAGAAAAACCAGTAGGTCGCCTGCCGCAAACAGGGGATTTAGTAACGATCAGTTTACTCATTAGCGGAGGAATCGTCTTGATTGTCACGCTGTCGTTGCTTTTCTTAAAAGGGAATGCCGAAAGGAGAGGAGACTAG
- a CDS encoding WxL domain-containing protein, which translates to MKKAGLLLALSIVSLLLKPLDTAATATSYSGDATVQFTGNHPKQVMDPENPGNPADPGDSPSTDRQLRFDFVPQINFGEAEISDTDQTYYGHAQLFKDDTGARGNFIQVSDFRDKSTGWALQIKQETQFQNQSAKNQKLKGAVLSFDQSWSNSLNDPATAPTVSKEVIRLLNIGETYNLAEAKPQKGEGTWSIIFGASVSNDKNRADTLRPKLDEKNNPILDPAFNNQPIYENQAVSLFIPAKGAKEPGNYQTVLTWILSELP; encoded by the coding sequence ATGAAAAAAGCAGGTTTATTGTTGGCTTTATCGATAGTCAGCCTGTTGTTGAAGCCGTTAGATACTGCGGCAACGGCAACCTCCTATTCTGGCGATGCGACAGTTCAATTCACTGGGAACCATCCTAAACAAGTGATGGATCCAGAAAATCCCGGAAATCCCGCTGATCCTGGTGATAGTCCCAGTACGGATCGCCAACTGCGTTTTGACTTTGTTCCGCAAATAAATTTTGGAGAAGCGGAAATTAGTGATACTGATCAAACATACTATGGCCATGCACAACTTTTTAAAGATGATACAGGTGCACGCGGAAATTTCATTCAAGTATCGGATTTTAGAGACAAGAGTACAGGTTGGGCGCTGCAGATCAAACAGGAGACACAATTTCAGAATCAATCAGCGAAAAATCAAAAGCTGAAAGGTGCAGTCTTATCGTTTGACCAATCTTGGTCGAATTCATTGAATGATCCAGCAACAGCACCGACTGTTTCTAAAGAAGTCATCCGCCTGTTAAATATTGGAGAAACATACAATTTGGCTGAAGCGAAACCGCAAAAGGGTGAAGGAACGTGGTCGATCATTTTCGGCGCATCTGTGTCGAACGATAAAAATCGAGCAGATACACTGAGACCTAAACTGGATGAAAAAAATAATCCAATACTGGATCCAGCATTTAATAATCAACCAATTTACGAGAATCAAGCCGTCTCTTTATTCATTCCTGCAAAAGGAGCAAAAGAGCCTGGCAACTATCAAACGGTGTTAACTTGGATTTTATCCGAGCTACCATAA
- a CDS encoding lectin-like domain-containing protein has protein sequence MLEKIKKAFFVAIVAGILCVPLKAEALGYVDAPQSIPLDQIFVTPKGANSYVEGNNVVITDKKASQIGSIFSTEQNKIDLTKDFYSEMYVYLDGDADGVAFVMHNDPEKLINFSGLVGNGLSIYGDRVIYGTPNKIGGQQLKNSFAIEFDTYYNGDSYDSGLNKNTDKGHIAYSFPDKLSSYKYTSPYTTITGINHLGLQYPTFKLGDGQWRLLKLQWKAWNASNIGELTYTFGDLDPVTVSITKDTFGTDNVYWGFTGSTGALSEKAIVAFKSVPGLVNYTENVDFMDNNGQKIQSITQDSEVTVHYTGQYNGGKQNMIKPVFSFELDQNQVYQQGTFRLNGAAVTPTYINNTLELSLGKDLSSADSKIDIQFKVKDTELTTSAKLGITAKATAKNVISEKKVFYDINYDLDPPVGLGKLTFIERGDTQAITEAKEYDPFFWDYQDDYSSKENIDIRLKTGQDIEKIVSAVGPSSFILTLTDEKGNARDITIPLFIEDQTTVKSNKYIIQGKDLSVTAKEYPKTQQDLETLIHQRGALRLWQYNVVAANELDSTQLTFSLGTLPKPPALAGPGVYPITAFYGTGVEKVEKPLNVTVIQSFATVKISFVDENDQPIIEDFSFEANVSEQIDLTKNQELLEKLNAVKALNYVKDTTPSDEKNLLILPEGVSRKYTFKGTLFIESAPNTIDFGDQKVSGQNKKFTDPIYDQHLVIWDNRSTLGTWKITLKQSQDFSLTGDEQQRLPNALSYQTADAEKIISTEAQEVFRSKHQASGKYDISEETWGPNKQGLRFNAPIGSIKQTGNYETTLTWQIEEAY, from the coding sequence GTGTTAGAGAAAATCAAAAAAGCTTTCTTTGTGGCTATAGTTGCAGGAATTTTATGTGTGCCATTAAAAGCAGAAGCTTTAGGCTATGTTGATGCGCCTCAAAGTATACCTCTAGATCAGATTTTTGTCACACCAAAAGGCGCGAATAGCTATGTTGAAGGAAATAATGTAGTGATCACTGATAAAAAGGCTAGCCAAATCGGAAGTATCTTTTCAACAGAGCAGAATAAAATCGATTTGACTAAAGACTTTTATTCAGAAATGTACGTCTATCTTGATGGAGACGCAGATGGTGTCGCGTTTGTGATGCACAATGATCCTGAAAAACTGATTAACTTTTCAGGCTTAGTTGGGAATGGTTTGTCGATTTATGGGGATAGAGTTATTTATGGTACCCCCAATAAAATCGGTGGACAACAATTGAAAAATAGTTTTGCGATTGAATTTGACACATATTATAACGGCGATAGCTATGACTCTGGACTTAACAAAAATACGGATAAAGGACATATTGCCTATTCTTTTCCAGATAAGCTTTCTTCCTATAAATATACAAGTCCTTATACAACGATTACAGGAATTAACCATTTGGGTCTGCAGTATCCAACGTTTAAGCTTGGAGATGGGCAGTGGCGTTTATTGAAGCTGCAATGGAAAGCATGGAATGCAAGCAATATTGGTGAGCTTACGTATACATTTGGGGATCTAGATCCTGTCACAGTATCAATAACAAAAGATACTTTCGGTACGGATAATGTGTATTGGGGCTTTACAGGATCTACTGGTGCTCTTTCGGAAAAAGCGATCGTTGCATTCAAATCAGTTCCAGGTTTAGTCAACTATACTGAAAATGTGGATTTCATGGATAATAATGGCCAGAAAATTCAAAGTATCACACAAGATTCTGAAGTGACTGTTCATTACACAGGTCAATACAATGGTGGTAAACAAAACATGATAAAACCTGTATTCTCATTTGAATTAGACCAAAATCAGGTCTATCAGCAAGGAACATTTCGTTTAAATGGGGCAGCCGTTACGCCTACTTATATTAATAATACATTGGAGCTTTCGTTAGGAAAAGATCTATCAAGTGCCGACAGTAAAATCGATATTCAGTTTAAAGTAAAGGATACTGAACTGACGACCAGTGCGAAATTAGGGATTACTGCAAAAGCAACGGCTAAAAATGTGATCTCAGAGAAAAAGGTATTCTACGATATCAACTACGACTTGGACCCGCCGGTTGGTCTAGGGAAGCTAACGTTTATTGAACGCGGAGATACACAAGCAATCACTGAAGCGAAAGAGTATGATCCGTTCTTTTGGGATTATCAGGATGATTATAGCTCTAAGGAAAATATCGATATTCGTTTAAAAACAGGACAGGATATTGAAAAGATAGTTAGCGCTGTTGGTCCTAGCAGTTTTATACTGACGCTTACAGACGAAAAGGGAAACGCTCGTGATATAACGATCCCACTCTTTATAGAAGATCAAACAACGGTCAAAAGCAATAAGTATATTATTCAAGGAAAAGATCTCAGTGTAACTGCGAAAGAGTATCCGAAAACACAACAAGATTTAGAGACGCTTATTCATCAAAGAGGAGCACTTAGGCTTTGGCAATACAATGTTGTAGCAGCAAATGAATTAGACAGCACTCAATTGACGTTTTCACTGGGCACGTTGCCCAAACCGCCCGCATTAGCAGGTCCAGGAGTATATCCAATCACCGCATTTTACGGTACTGGTGTAGAGAAAGTAGAAAAGCCATTGAATGTTACGGTGATACAAAGCTTTGCCACCGTTAAAATTAGCTTTGTTGACGAAAATGACCAGCCGATCATTGAAGATTTTTCATTTGAAGCAAATGTATCAGAACAAATCGATTTAACAAAAAATCAGGAACTTTTGGAAAAACTGAATGCTGTAAAAGCATTAAATTATGTCAAAGATACAACACCATCTGATGAGAAGAATCTATTGATTTTACCAGAAGGAGTGTCACGGAAATATACCTTTAAAGGAACGTTATTTATCGAGTCAGCACCGAATACGATCGATTTTGGCGATCAAAAAGTAAGTGGGCAAAATAAAAAATTTACGGATCCAATCTACGATCAACACTTAGTGATCTGGGACAACCGCTCAACGTTAGGTACATGGAAAATAACCTTAAAACAATCGCAGGATTTTAGTCTTACAGGAGATGAGCAACAACGACTTCCGAATGCGTTGAGTTACCAAACGGCGGATGCAGAAAAGATAATCTCTACAGAGGCTCAGGAAGTCTTTCGTTCCAAGCATCAAGCTTCTGGAAAATATGATATCAGCGAAGAGACCTGGGGACCGAATAAACAAGGATTACGCTTTAACGCACCGATAGGCTCTATCAAACAAACTGGAAACTATGAAACGACTCTTACTTGGCAGATCGAAGAAGCATATTGA
- a CDS encoding tyrosine-type recombinase/integrase, which produces MAKGENIYKRKDGRWEGRYPKGRKEDGSIHYGYIYARSYRLVKEQLIEKKAQTTVFYLGSSKKFRGTLGDWANIWLNDIMTPRLKESTYASYSNNLQIHIFPMLGHRPLEKVTPFDMDKLVNQLSSSLSASSIQIVFRILKSCLEAAKERGYIYLNPCERTILPKSQKKTVHALTRKQQKAVEAESMKSEKGLPILLALETGMRIGEICALKWSDIDFEESVIHVQRTKQRIAMPKSSEMRTKIIETVPKTMNADRLIPLSLKVKTALLRCKERSTSEFVVTSSQGSVEPRTVSYRFEQIKKRIGLLNVPFHALRHTFATRCVELGVNIAAISSLLGHSSIKLTLDTYTNSFFEEQRAAIDKLAVL; this is translated from the coding sequence ATGGCTAAAGGTGAGAATATTTATAAAAGGAAAGATGGACGTTGGGAAGGTCGCTATCCTAAAGGGCGTAAAGAAGACGGCTCGATTCATTATGGCTATATCTACGCACGTTCCTACCGCTTAGTTAAAGAACAATTGATTGAGAAAAAAGCGCAGACAACTGTGTTTTATTTAGGTTCTTCTAAAAAATTTCGCGGAACCCTCGGTGATTGGGCGAATATTTGGCTAAATGATATCATGACGCCTAGATTAAAAGAGAGCACATATGCTAGCTATAGCAATAATCTTCAAATACATATTTTCCCCATGTTAGGACATCGTCCACTAGAAAAAGTGACACCGTTCGATATGGATAAATTAGTAAATCAGCTCTCTAGCTCACTATCTGCAAGTTCCATTCAGATTGTTTTTCGAATTTTAAAAAGTTGCTTGGAAGCTGCCAAAGAACGCGGCTATATCTACTTAAACCCTTGTGAACGGACAATACTGCCTAAAAGCCAAAAGAAAACAGTTCATGCTTTGACACGTAAACAGCAAAAAGCGGTAGAGGCTGAAAGCATGAAGTCAGAAAAAGGATTACCAATTTTATTAGCATTAGAAACAGGGATGAGGATCGGTGAAATCTGTGCATTAAAATGGTCAGATATCGATTTTGAAGAGTCAGTGATTCACGTTCAACGGACGAAACAGCGGATTGCCATGCCGAAATCATCAGAAATGCGTACAAAAATCATCGAGACAGTACCAAAAACAATGAACGCCGATCGATTGATCCCGCTATCGCTCAAAGTTAAAACAGCATTATTGAGATGTAAAGAACGATCTACTTCTGAATTTGTTGTAACAAGCAGTCAAGGTTCTGTTGAACCAAGAACGGTTAGTTATAGGTTTGAACAAATAAAAAAAAGAATAGGCTTATTAAATGTACCCTTCCATGCGTTACGCCATACATTTGCGACTCGGTGTGTCGAATTGGGGGTAAACATTGCAGCGATCAGTTCTTTGTTAGGTCATTCATCAATAAAACTAACCTTGGATACGTATACCAATTCCTTTTTTGAAGAACAACGAGCGGCAATCGATAAATTAGCAGTGCTCTAG
- a CDS encoding WxL domain-containing protein: MKFTHKLCAAALVAAFGAAAAFPTGASAAENPLEWSGKGTINFSEDDGEDKPVDPTDPTKPVDPENPIVNPPVNPAKGPLKVIAVTDLNFGNNKVTPATGNGWEYTAAAAEVEYKDGVKVASPNFVQFKDTRADNQPNKHTLTAKATTFTNTDKNELKSAQLKFNNIKLVNGADQNQVNAAGVPATQTVETDGTTPTTFVTQDAADKGFGQFILQFGDVADNTAGDSVKLWVPSAGNKLSTNSGYSSTITWTIADAR, translated from the coding sequence ATGAAATTCACACACAAATTATGCGCTGCAGCTTTAGTCGCAGCATTTGGAGCAGCTGCAGCATTCCCAACAGGAGCATCTGCTGCTGAGAATCCATTGGAATGGAGCGGTAAAGGAACGATCAACTTCAGCGAAGATGATGGAGAGGATAAACCAGTCGATCCAACAGATCCAACGAAACCAGTCGATCCTGAAAATCCAATCGTTAACCCACCGGTAAACCCTGCTAAAGGGCCGTTAAAAGTGATCGCAGTGACTGATTTAAACTTCGGAAATAACAAAGTAACACCAGCGACAGGAAATGGTTGGGAATATACAGCCGCTGCTGCTGAAGTAGAATACAAAGACGGCGTGAAAGTAGCTAGTCCTAACTTCGTTCAATTTAAAGATACACGTGCAGACAATCAACCAAATAAACACACATTGACTGCTAAAGCGACGACCTTTACGAATACGGATAAAAACGAATTGAAATCTGCTCAATTAAAATTCAATAATATCAAATTAGTCAATGGTGCAGATCAAAATCAAGTAAATGCTGCAGGAGTTCCAGCAACTCAAACGGTTGAAACAGATGGTACAACACCGACGACCTTTGTCACACAAGATGCAGCAGATAAAGGATTTGGTCAATTTATTCTTCAATTCGGTGATGTAGCTGATAATACTGCAGGAGACTCTGTAAAATTATGGGTTCCTTCAGCAGGGAACAAGTTATCAACAAACAGTGGTTATTCTTCAACGATCACTTGGACGA